The genomic segment TCTGTTCACCTCCACAGTTCGAATATGGTGGAGAGGGCTCCAACGCTGATGATGTCAACATCCAGCTCACCTTCCTGCGTCTGATGGCCAACGAGGCATCCCAGAACATCACATACCACTGCAAGAACAGCATCGCCTACATGGACGAGCAAGCCGGCAACCTGAAGAAGGCCCTGCTCTTGCAAGGCTCCAACGAGATCGAGATCAGAGCCGAAGGAAACAGCCGATTCACATACAGTGTCACAGAGGATGGTTGCACAGTAAGTATCCTTCCTATTGTGTTGAACCCCTTGATAGACTGCGATCTGGCCTTTGATTCTGAGAACCGAATACTACAGTACTAGTAGTTCCTTTGATTAATTCATAACAGAATCTGAATTGCATCATTATCTTCTGGTAGGTCTCAATCCACAAAATCTTACAAACCAACATTTCTGAGTCCTTTCATTTGCTTTCCTCCTGCAGAGACATACAGGCGCATGGGGCAAGACGGTCATCGACTACAAGACCACAAAGACCTCCCGTCTGCCTATCATCGACATTGCACCCATGGACGTTGGCGCACCTGATCAAGAATTTGGCATTGAAGTCGGCCCAGTCTGCTTCTTGTAAAATCTGgacttgaaattgttttttttttctagcagtcATCTCTCTACACTCTTttctatgcattaaaaaaaaaactttaaatttcatTTGACCGTTAACAGTCCACTTGCTTAAACTATGCACCTGAAGACGGTGTGTGAGTCATCATCCTTTTATTTTTTGGGACCACTATTTTTCCCAACATCTACGACAaggacactttttaaaacaatcttttgGTTCTCTGGCAACAGGAAAGTAATATATACTGTGTAACATCCCCTGGAGtttataaaaaagtaataattgcaAGTGActtttttggcctttttttttttttttttttaaccattgcgGAAGGACAATGAAAAACCAAATGCTATGTACCATTTTCAgatgttaaataaatttaaaaaacgaCATTGAAGTGTCTTCTTGTTCTAACcacaagaaaatggaaaaaaaaaaaaaaaaaaaaaacaacaaaaaaaaacattgttcttgATAAAAGTGTGAGcagggaagttttttttttgttttctttttctagtgAGATAACTCTTCCTTTAAATCTTAAGGCTATTTAGAATTCCATGTAGCTTACGTACAATGGTGTTAGCAAACCAGGTTAGGTTTTACACTTCAttgaaaacaagaaataataGAACTTCAAAGGTGCTAGTTTCCTCACTATCAAGGTCCCTGAGCGCATGtcgtcacattttaaaataaaagtaatatatatatctataatatatattatataatatatatcatctatatatatatattatatatatatatatatatattaaaagttttATGCGAAACAGGACCTTTGGTGCTAAATTCTAAAACAGTGTCCTTGCTGTCAATCAGCAACACTTGTTAAGGTGAATTCTTTAGTATCTGTAGTCCAATTCAAGCAAATGTTCTCTGAAGACTACCTTACCTCGTGTGCCGGTCCTCCGTAGATTAAGCAGgtggatgtatttgtttttttcctccctTTGTCAATTTCTTTCCTCCTTTTCATCCTCTCATTGCTTCAAGCCGTACACCTCTTtctaccttttttgtttttagcgaagggttttaaaaaaaaaaaaatgaagggaaaAAAGTTCAAGAAGCAGACACACTTCTGTGGGGTGAAACAAGAGGTCTGTAcctattttgtatatgtataataatttgagatgtttttaattattttgaatgcTGAAATAAAGCATGTTATGTGGTCTGAGTAAACGTTGTGAGATTTCCTCTTCACTCTTTCGTACCGAGAACACTTCTATAGCAAACATTTTGTGTCACATTGACATTACTGCATTCCTAAAAGCAAACTATTTTCTCATTACCAAtacatggaaataataataataataataataataaaataataataataataataataataataataataataaaggtagcAACCAAAAGGTAGAGTGGGAAAAATATGTTCCTTCTTATACTTTCAACAAAGTACATCTAACCCACACCTATAAATAGAATGCATGTTCGGTATAATGTACAGTGCAGGTGCTTGTTACTTTCTTACTACTGGCAAAGCTTACCGTGGTTAATCATAGTgtagtatggtaaagcatagtaaaaacgACATTGTGTTTTTCACCATGGTCATCTTTTATAGTGGTTTAAAGAGTTGGTTATTTTTTCCCCAGTTCGTATTCAGATCTGGTCAAATTAACTTTAATCATAAAACAGTCTGAAAGGCAGTACAAATAAAGTATGTGGCAGCTTTGAGACTACAATGAGCCAGCGTGGTTAATCATGTTACAGCGATCCTGACTGACGCTACGAACGAACCACCATGCGTCCAAATCGTAGTCAATGCGGACGAGTTGAAGGTTTTCAACGTCTCAGGTAGTGACGTCACTCTCAAGGTAGTGACGTCACTCGCAAGGTAGTGACGTCACTCGCGTTCAACCAATCACACGGCTTTCTCTTtagaattttacaagtaaaatataatttaccgtttattatttgaaataaattaaccTTGTATAGATTTAGCGGAAAATGTCTCAAAATACCAATAATTAAGGATGTACGGtactttaaataaacagatacatgaaAATGAAAACTAACAACTCTGTAATTTAAAACGTGTAATGTGCGTCTCAGCAGCCTAGTGTTTACTGAAAGCGGCATGGTTAAATTGAGCGGGTCAGCTCAGCAAAGCCTGCGCGAATGTCAGTGATTTTGCTGTTAATCacacaattttttaattaattaattattttttttagatcagctttttataaaaaaaaaaaataggcgcTGCGGTTATACAGTGTATAAGTTAAATGCGGCTGTGTGCACGACTCCCCgaacattttttaaaccaatcagaatgaactaaCGTAGGCTGAAGATCGCTCAGTGTGAACTACAGCCTGCATCCGTTCATAGCGTCTGGCTGAATCGTATGCCCTGTGTGAAGCAGCTTTCACGCTTTACATAGGACCAGCTAGATCTAATGACCAGCTTGCCATTATAATAGCTCAAAGACAATTTACTGTACAATACCACACAGTTCCTGCAAATTTACAACCTCAGGTATTAAAAATTATATAACAGTATCgtattctgagaaaaaaaaaaaactaaacgttggtatttaaataatataataatgtcctCCTATAGGGTTGAAAAACTTTAGTGGGGAGGGGTAGCACTGACAAGTGTAGCTGATACATTTTGATCATGGCACTGCAGGCAGGctgttcaacacacacacacacagtgtctacaAGACTGCATTACATTAGATAAGGCAGACTAGTAATAATGAAGCGACACTATCACAATTCATATTACTcatatattactttattatgtAGGCAGAAAATTAAATTTAGGTGGTTAATCTGAAAGGTTTGGCTGGAATCTGCCTTAGGTAACAAGGAGGGGTATTCACAGGTTATAGTTGTAACATGTAAAATTGTTAACAACATGTATGTGAACTATAGGTGTTTGTCTTAGTGCTATACAATAATAAGTAATACATGTGTTCATATTCAGTATTTGATATATGTTGTGCAATTGTAATGTTACAGGGagtgtacatgtaaaatgtatttatacaacaGTAACAGACCATTGTTTTAAGCTTTTCATTATGGGGTTTCCAATACAAAATTATGAATATGTTCAGGATTAAACAATCAAATGCATTTCTTCTTCAAGTTTAGACATGCAGGAAACTAAGCAGAATCTAACCCCTGATCACACGTGAAATGAATGGTTTGAACGTAACCATCAGGAGAGCAGTGTTATCTACTTCGCAAAGTCACCACACAATTCGCAGAAAGTCTGTGCTCTGCTGGTGTTTTCTTCCAGTGGCTGTATTGGTTGTAGAGATGTGATGGAGGAATTTGCAGCAGAGCAGAAATGTTCTTTCTGTAAAGATGTTTACCTGACGGAGAgtaaaaacattgtattctttgtCTTGGTTTGATCAGCCTATATATCCTGTTGGGATTGAAAATCcactggattgcatcaaccactggATGGGTAGTGCAGTTCaatgattccccagtgctgtaacatTCTCTATCATAATCCAGCAGAGGCTTGTGCCAGCACAAAATAACAAACTATACATGTTTTCTTACCTGGGTAGTGTGTCAGTGTTTGgatcactgtaaaaacaaaaacacaaaaagacaataataatatGCAGTATGTGTTTAAACTACGATTGAACTGTACTAAGGGGCAATGGAGCTTCAGGAGATTTTGAGATAGCTTtgtatgaaccaatacacacagTTGGCAATCCATTGGTTGCTGGGGATTTTTTCTAAGTCTAATTCCAGTTACTGATCAGGGTCTGTGTTTGACTATGAGTTAAGAATGCCAGTTACCTGCCATACAGTAAGTAGGtgagatcagccaaagtgtctttatattagtaagttgCTTGGAAAAGGAAAGAATAAggcagattttaatttttttatcagagaattttgttctgtttattgcggaaaactaggatccctgcttATCAGTAAATTGGGCAGGTGGGGTGGTTAAGTTAGGGATTAGATGCtaggtttttattgtttagaatGGATACATGTGGTGCTCAagataagctgtgtactgggtgtttcacacattgaaaaaatataaattatatataatatttgaatATCCAGAGCAATTTTGCTGAGTTCACATGTTATCGAGCTTCATATACTTTGATGGTTCCCAGCGtatcaatggtcaattgtgaatatacagCATGTGGTAGCAAGAGAACAGACCATAGAAATGCCGAGACTGGGTCAGCTGATTGTAGCTTGCCTAGGAACTATCAAAAACATGTGATCAATAAGATTCAGTTCTTTTGACCGTTTGTAAGGGACCCTGGCGTTACTCACTGCTGGGCCAGGATGAGGGGGATGTGGGAGCTATCAGGATCGAAGGGTCTCTGCAGGGGAGACATCCTTTCTCCGGTCCGGGTGTTGAACATGGGGAGGGTGGAGAGAGGCCTGGGGACACTGCGACCCCCTGCCATGGTCCGCAGCTCGTCAGTGTTGTCATGGATGGTTTGGTGGTGATACAACTGAATGCTGGAACGGAAAAGAGAACGGTCAAAAGAAAACCCTATATATGATATGCTCACAATTGGTTTTTGCACCAGTCCAGAGACAGCGTGGATTCATACAGatgattttaaaacagtttaaattgaGAGCTGTTAAGATACATaaagcagaagaaaaagaaagaaagaaatacaaaattaaagaaaTGGCTTACTCTGGTGTCTTTGCATCCCGTTTttccctaaaaataaataaaataaagccattAGATTTCTAACTGTGGGGAAACTGCTAAGTAATTTCCTGTTAAATTTTCACTCAACAAAACTGCACTCAAAAATGTGTTCTCTGGTGTTGTGTAGAAGCAATTGGAGCCAGCATGTTAGTTCTGGAATCAGAAAGCACAGAGAGTAGTCAAACAAGGTTTCTACTAGCAAGCTCAGTGCCAGATGTGCTATAGAGGTAATCAGCACTGGGTTATGGTTTTCGACAGATTTCATTGTCATGTCATATATAAGTCAAAAAGATTCCACTGTTCTACCCTTAATGTAGTCTATGCAGCATCAATATTGATGCTACAATGCTTAGACCGTTTTACAATAACCGGAGTGCATATCATTTATTTTAGAGATATAATTTCCCACATCTCTCATGTAAATGACTTACAAGAACAGCAAGTTCGCACAGATCATTTTCCAAATAAGACCACAAACTAATAAACTGCCTGCTAAGTTATGGAACAGGAAAAGATGGGTTTCAGTGAGTAAATGCATGTACTTACACTCCCTCCCGACGGCAGCACATGATGTAGGCGAGGATTAGAAACAGGATCAGTGCAAGCACCAGGGGGATCATGATGCTGCACATGTAGTCCAGGTAGAACTCTCGATCCTCGGGGGAGTCTGGAGGATCGTACTCCCCCTCACTCGGCAGAATTCCAGAACCGGGGGTAGGGccaggggcagggggcgtggcctgGGTCAGGTCAGTCTGGAGAAAGGAACGGAATACAGAAACATCCCGCATATCACAAAACGGAAACGatccatatttatatttaaatactgagATAGTATCAGTTATTTGCAATAAACAATGCTTAACACTAGGAGTGCTAGACTTGGAATCTATACAGGATGCTGTATTAAAACTGCCAAAAGGGAAGTGtttcagtggggaaaaaaaatgtttttagcgCCATCTTGTGGTAGTTTTGAAACATTTGAAACAACTAATTTCTTTACTGCTGTCAGTTGAAAATAACCATATCTACTCTTTAAGTACATAAATTACGCTTCACGGTCCCTGACCAGTTTCAGTTGTGgtgggcaagacagcagatctcaTAGAATTTCATTGCAGGCACCAGGTTGGCAACAGTAAACTGTATGATAATAAAACATTGGAATAATACAATAATGAAGACTTTTTGGTGTGTGGGCTCACCAGGGTGACGTTGCACCAGTCTATGTGGATGTGAGGACTGAACCACTCGTTACAGGATAGGATGGGTCTGAGATGCTGGCTGCAGCGTTGCTGGTTCATGGGCTCCAAGGCTTGCAGCAGACACCGGGAGAAGGGCACATCTGAGCCAACCTTGATGTAAACCCTAAACACACACCCAGCACTATCAGTGCACAATCATTGCTCTAATTGATAGGATGCTATTATAGACTGATAAGGCCCTTTCAGCAAATTACAACGCTCTATCCCACGACACATCACAGAAGAAATACCATTCACCACAGTACCATACTGGCTTCCCACCATGCTTTACTCTCAGTGTTGCAGTTgacgtcacctgctttaaaaaatcatacCCAACAACCGCAGAGTCAACTGAAGTTGGTGCATCCCAATACTCTGCATATCTGACTTAACAGTATTGTCTTCATTAACCCTTTCCCTCTTTTCAGTGAAAAGCACATTGGACAATAAACATTAGTcatgaacagaaaacaagtatagatggattttgtttttaacttaacaataataacaatatataatagaGTTATAGGACAGCCAACATCACTGTGCAGGTTATATCAAGACTCTTTAATAAAATACCAGTGTATTACCTTAGGAAGGCCATTGTGTCACCAGCAATTACAACAAACATTGCACAGTGGTCCTAATAAAGACGTTTGTTTCGATACAACTCCAGTTGATATTCTCAAATAAGTTCAATGCCTGCACCTGGTACATGTTTTGTAAGATTTTTTGAGTGTGGgttgttaatattattgtttggtatgttaaaatgtTAACTATTGTAGCAGAACAACTGCCACATTGTAGTGCCATAACAGAAGTAccattgaaaataattttaaagtgcTCCTAACAGCTGGGGTTCCTCCAATCTGTGCTTGCGCAGGCTAATGCTAATGGAACTGGGATTAATTATACGCACCTTGATTTGTTTTTCCCTTTGTTTGGCTTGGTACAGTACACTTATCTAACTTGAATAAATGGAAAGAAGTGGTTTAGCTCTGACTCACAGCCTGCTGCATTCTCATGATTGTATTTCTAAAGAATTACTTCCATAAAGGGAGTTTTGGTAACTTAATGGCTAAAATATGTATAGTTGTATATGTATAATTCAGGCAGCTTAGTGGTCTAAGAGCAATGTGTTATGGAAGGCACTGGGTTTAAATCTTGGCATGTGTTAATCAGGTCAGTAGGTAGAGAAGGTGCTGGATTGGAGTGTGGAAGGTAATGTATACGAGTAGCTCAGTGATTAGGGAATGTGCTAGGCTTCAGGGTGGGCGGCACTGGGTTTGAGTGACAGTGGTTTAAGaaagctataggctgcagtgcagTAGTCAGTGGGTTCAAGTAGCTCAGTGTTTGTAGAAAGGGAACAGTGTAGTGCACATCTGCAGTTCCACCGGTACCATTGGCTGACAGCCTTTTATTGAGGGTTCAGTTATGTAGGAGTAAGGTGCTTCCCCGGGGCCTGTGTTGCCATGGCAACAGAGTTCCTGGGCAGGCCTCATAACTATCTCTAACTTCAAACTGATTTGATAATTAGCAGCTGAAGAGTGTCAACTAAAGCCCAGTTATGTCGAAAACACGTTATCCCTCCACGTATGTGTGCTTGGCTTAATGCcatattatgtatttctttaaagtaAAATTCATGTTACTTTAGGTATATAATCACTTCACTGCATTTCATTGAGTGGTAGATATATTTATACTAGATAAATGTACTAAAATCCTGCTTTAAGAGATATCCTGTCCCCATTTGCATGAGGTAAGGTGATAACAGACTTTGTTTACGCTCTATAAGAAGTTGTAATATGAACGagttacaattttaaatagaGGGAAGCTCAGTAAAAATAGGTTTACAAGATAGCAAGCCCTATTTTACATCGTTATATGTGTCACTTTCCACTCACCCTTCCTTCAGCCCCGGGAGGGGGAGGGGCACACGACCGCCCCTGTCCAATGCAGAGGTGATATTGACCACATACAGGCGGTTAGTCGCCCACACTGCCTCCAGATCATTTAGAAAGTTCTTCTGGATCTGGGAAGGAAGGACCTCTTCTACGTCCCTCTTAGGGACAAAGAATTCCACCTGGTAGGGAATTCGCAGGCCTGAATGAAGAGAAACTTTTGTTCGTGGTAGCAaatggtcattttttttgtttacttaataACTAGTAAACTGAGTGCCCATGCTCTCACCTCTATTTTAATAAAGGTTTGGTGTGGCTACTGCAAATATTGACCTACTGTTAACTGTAAAGCAGTGGTGCACagctcaggtcatggagggctggtgtccctcctggtttttattctaaccataccctaaattagttaattggaccaattaagccctgcaggaccgagttgtgcaccacttcTGTAGTGTAATCATTTTAGCACTGCACCCCCTACAGGCCCACACTAGCgtagtgtgtttttaaatagagAAAGATCATTTCTCTTAGGAGCAccacagtgtatccagttcatgcttcCTCCGGCAGCAAAGCTGCTGATTGAAATCAATGGGGCATTGCAGGAACAGAAAATGGCAAGCAACATTTCAGGGTGGAGCATGAACTGGACACACCACTGTGTTTACAGCAATTCTCTTTCGAATGGCTCCCCTGGGCTGTCATTCTCCTACCATGAGTCGCCACGGTGAAGGGAATTCTCTGTCTGACTGTGTCATATGTCCGTCTGTTTATAGCTGTCACCTGTTAGCCGAGAAAGaaacagaactattttataaGGCATTTTTCAAATTAGACCAtaaacattgaagacattgagaaagacttttagtcaaaacagttgtcattgaatttactaaGTTTGTTTTAGTATACATTTATTTGCCTCTATTAAGTGTTTTATATAGTTATGGACTTGATCCTTGAGTTAAATACTGCCTTGGGtctaatacagcagtgtgcaaatgtattagaacacctcaagatttgtcattcatatcctttatatacctacctgcatgaaaacctctagGTGTGAGAATtgcaattttcagtcagtaatagAGCTATAGAAACAATCTGCACTagtgtgaaaatgtcagaccactttgtgctttaattagacatcttaaacaacttctaaaaagtctcatgccttttatcatttgtggctatgtgttccttttctcttactattttaattgaattgcatgtgtggctggTTAAAGTCATCactcatttgcctattttgatcattttcagttccagtggtttggtcacaacaaatcaaaactacagaagcaatgggatgttCTAATAAATTTGTACTCaactgtgtatacagtatatttaagaaACAGATATTCTGATCtgaattgcagtttaaaaagatcTATATTTTTCAATTATAGTATGCATGTTTTGTAACATTGTTGCTTCTCCTTAGATCATCATCTGAGgaatatatttttaagaaatgttaGTTGCACATTGTCGTAGCAGTAGAGACTCCCGTCATCAGTATGACACACCTCAATGACAGTCCTCCCCTGGTCAGCCGGCGCTGGGGTCCCGTACAGATAGCCATCGTGGCCAGGGCTTCTCTGAGAGTAACGCAGCCAACGAGGCAGGTCAGGATAGTTCTGTAAGTTACACTTAAACACGATGGGATCGTTGTACGTTATACCTGAACCATGGAAAATAGAGAATTCTGAGGTTGAGTAAAAAGTAACGCCACaaaatcaaatattattatttgaaaatacatttttctgaaatTACACATTTAATGTTGGGTTTTTGTCTGCTTACCATAGTGGCTAAGGAAGGGAGGGAATTCATTCTGGAAATGCTCTTTACTGAGCTCGTACACAAACAGGAGTCCCACACGAGGGGAGGTGTCAGCATGGGCGGAAAAGCTACTGACCAGGCACACTGCTAGGGGAGGGGAGTAACATATAGAaagatatttgtttaaataaccaGTAAAGGGATAAAGTTATTATAGATAACAAATAATTCCATATATTTTAACTGTTGTGTACTTCCATTAGCCAGAGGTGCTCTCTGTCCTCAATACCATAGGGAGCCCATTATAATCCCAGTTTATTACATTAAGTAAATCCTAGCAGAACTACTCGCAGACCACAGCAACACAATAGGGTTTGGAACAACTATTGTACGCTGGTCCTTTTGACTGATCAAAAGGTTATATGATTTGTTCCTTACAAGTATTCTAACATTGCTGGATagctttcctttttaaaaactcaGATTACACCCTGGAACAAACAATATTCATCAATGTATTTGTGCAAATGTTCCTTCAGTTTCTTCCTAGGTTGATACAGTTAAGACTATCTTCTTTCACTATTGGCCTTTGTGTTGTAGAACTAGTAACAAGCTACCAAGAATAAGGTTGACAGTTTTGGGAATTTACCAAGCTGATATTTTCCTTTAATAAAATGGTGTACTTCTGAGTAAAAACTTTCATAAATATTATGTTATTTAACCCTTTTATGTGTTAAAGGACGAATAAACATGATCAagtcagacacacacagtgaaaaGACAAAAACAGTGTAACATTTCAACTAAGTACCCACAAAATTTAATATTGAGCACTagacaaaatgtttgtctacatGACTTACTTTCTTACAGCTTAaacttattatttaaacatttctaaGAATTAAAGACTTGCCTGTTACGAAGAGGACCCAGCTTCTGTTCTCAGCCATGATTGTTGGGAGATTTTGATAGACAGGAGCAAATGGTGAGCAGGGGGCCAGCCCACTGGGTTACTGCCCAGGCCATCTATTTATACTAACTCCATTAGGTTTCCTAGGGCTGCTTTTATATATAGCACGCGTTCTGTTCACTGTAAGAAGACATGCACACCCATTGCCAATGGCGTCGAATGAAAGTCATTACTGTACTCCCAGAGACGAAgtgattggctcagtggataaaGCACTGGACTGCATACTGGACAACAATGAAAAAAGCATTACCCATCGGTTGTCATCAATGTGTGTGCCAGCATAGGTATTTTAAATTAGATTATGATCTGCTGCCAGAAAGAATTACCGTTACATGGTAcaacagtgacacctggtggTGTAATTTGTATATCACACATCTCAGTCACCAGCTTGGTTTTCTTTGATGCCTGATTAAATCCATTCTCACTGATTCTTTAGCTTAGGAGAGATGATTGGATGTATTTTTTCTGCATATATTCCTTGGCAACAGGAATATAGTGGAGGCCCCATGTAAGTACCCACTTTAGGGTTTTACTTATATCTAAAAAACTGCTTATTcagttatgatgaaacttggtcacccccaagttattgagagtatcagaaatGGGGGTATATGGAGATGCCAATCCACTCTATTGTCCATATAGCACGTGTACATATGATATATAGCATGTGTACATctgctatatactgtatgcacatATGTTACATTTTCACATCTAGAGAACTTAtccaaaacaagacaaaaagcTTGTATTAAACCACAGCTCTCATTCAGAAGGCAGGAGCGTGGGTGGTActaaatgtgcatgcatttcctgtcATGCTAATGCTTAATGAATACAGCATAGGGTGTTGAGGTGTTTGGATGTATATGGTTCAGAATCATAGCTCACATGTCTGTCTGCTTGCCAACCTTCTTGCCTGCAATGTATGAACAGCTGCCATCACTGGGTGTTTCTCCTTATACACAACATTGAGGAATAGCACctgctaacactttacattgtgtcccTAATTACTGAGTATTTacctagtagttacttagtaaatacatgtgagctcacacataattacaatgttagtatgcatagttacaatgtacttaaagtgtaaacacttttgcatgatatatgtaagcacacaattgtatcagaaaagggttcaTGTTAGGTTATGGAGGGGATAGGATTAGGGTTTTGGACTATATGGCACAAAAggaattacacattaagtacattgtaactatgtataataacatagttattatgtgtaagtacacatgtattaactaagtaactactacgtaaatacagtcattagagacacaatgtaaagtgttacccagtatCGCTTCACTTGAGCGGCAGTTGATAAAAGATGTTTAGAGCTCTACTGATTCCAGTGCATGGCTAATCTGAGCTCCTGCTAGCTGTGAGGTTACTGATTCTAATGCAAGTCTAAATGCATAAAAAAACCCCAGCAAATCAGACTTTCTCCAGGTATTATTCTGTGCATAAGGCATGGATATTTTTTCATATACACTATAtctttacaaatgtattattttttttctctgttaattGCAAACCAAACTGACTCCCTTTGTAATGTCCGTATGAAATTTGAACAGTAGATAGTAGCTTGTATCTGCTCTAAATACTGTAAACACAAGCACTAATTAAGTAAAACAAGTTTCACTAATATTTTAGTTCGAAATCCTCACTTTAACAAAATCTGGTGACGTTTCCACACGTTTTTAAGAAAGTAATATCActttgggatttatttatttatttattttaataatatatggaAGTAATTGAGGATAGCAACGTACAGTAATATAGGTGACCATATGTCCCCGATTTCTGGGGACAGTCCCCAGATGAGGTCCTGTGTCCCTGGTCACACAATGTCCCTGAAAGAGTCCCCATTTCACAAAACCCGAGTCCAAATATCCTTACTTTTAATTTCTCGTGTTGGTTAATATGTCAAATGCATAAATACGTTAGAGAGAAATATCCTGAccgtttctattattattattattattattattattagctataaCAATGGAGAGCCcggcctgcacacacacacacacacacacacacatagactcCCGAAGCAGAACG from the Polyodon spathula isolate WHYD16114869_AA chromosome 28, ASM1765450v1, whole genome shotgun sequence genome contains:
- the sgca gene encoding alpha-sarcoglycan isoform X3, whose amino-acid sequence is MVACLAVCLVSSFSAHADTSPRVGLLFVYELSKEHFQNEFPPFLSHYGITYNDPIVFKCNLQNYPDLPRWLRYSQRSPGHDGYLYGTPAPADQGRTVIEVTAINRRTYDTVRQRIPFTVATHGLRIPYQVEFFVPKRDVEEVLPSQIQKNFLNDLEAVWATNRLYVVNITSALDRGGRVPLPLPGLKEGVYIKVGSDVPFSRCLLQALEPMNQQRCSQHLRPILSCNEWFSPHIHIDWCNVTLTDLTQATPPAPGPTPGSGILPSEGEYDPPDSPEDREFYLDYMCSIMIPLVLALILFLILAYIMCCRREGVEKRDAKTPDIQLYHHQTIHDNTDELRTMAGGRSVPRPLSTLPMFNTRTGERMSPLQRPFDPDSSHIPLILAQHDPNTDTLPR
- the sgca gene encoding alpha-sarcoglycan isoform X2 gives rise to the protein MAENRSWVLFVTVCLVSSFSAHADTSPRVGLLFVYELSKEHFQNEFPPFLSHYGITYNDPIVFKCNLQNYPDLPRWLRYSQRSPGHDGYLYGTPAPADQGRTVIEVTAINRRTYDTVRQRIPFTVATHGLRIPYQVEFFVPKRDVEEVLPSQIQKNFLNDLEAVWATNRLYVVNITSALDRGGRVPLPLPGLKEGVYIKVGSDVPFSRCLLQALEPMNQQRCSQHLRPILSCNEWFSPHIHIDWCNVTLTDLTQATPPAPGPTPGSGILPSEGEYDPPDSPEDREFYLDYMCSIMIPLVLALILFLILAYIMCCRREGVEKRDAKTPDIQLYHHQTIHDNTDELRTMAGGRSVPRPLSTLPMFNTRTGERMSPLQRPFDPDSSHIPLILAQHDPNTDTLPR
- the sgca gene encoding alpha-sarcoglycan isoform X1 is translated as MAENRSWVLFVTAVCLVSSFSAHADTSPRVGLLFVYELSKEHFQNEFPPFLSHYGITYNDPIVFKCNLQNYPDLPRWLRYSQRSPGHDGYLYGTPAPADQGRTVIEVTAINRRTYDTVRQRIPFTVATHGLRIPYQVEFFVPKRDVEEVLPSQIQKNFLNDLEAVWATNRLYVVNITSALDRGGRVPLPLPGLKEGVYIKVGSDVPFSRCLLQALEPMNQQRCSQHLRPILSCNEWFSPHIHIDWCNVTLTDLTQATPPAPGPTPGSGILPSEGEYDPPDSPEDREFYLDYMCSIMIPLVLALILFLILAYIMCCRREGVEKRDAKTPDIQLYHHQTIHDNTDELRTMAGGRSVPRPLSTLPMFNTRTGERMSPLQRPFDPDSSHIPLILAQHDPNTDTLPR